The proteins below come from a single Drosophila busckii strain San Diego stock center, stock number 13000-0081.31 chromosome X, ASM1175060v1, whole genome shotgun sequence genomic window:
- the LOC108606974 gene encoding chromodomain-helicase-DNA-binding protein 1 — protein sequence MSTEQESNLTSTTAAQEEEATLETACVQMMLPVRKAIRKYYKVSGEDTSPEAQKTEKLLKIGQHIAECSLSYADLPERKKLKKNLWKYVAKKLVTDAKQLKKSYKHEMRKQARKQRRDEERKAQSAKLVAANCSRTVEPKQPTAGEAQAAAHAAYVAMVNNSNLHNRVRPYVDERGREHPNYPPGMQPRFYSPLRIPDMRFFKNGNNSRENFGF from the exons ATGAGTACTGAACAGGAATCGAACTTGACCTCGACCACTGCTGCTCAAGAGGAAGAGGCAACTTTGGAGACTGCTTGTGTCCAGATGATGCTGCCAGTGCGCAAGGCGATTAGAAAGTACTACAAGGTGAGCGGTGAAGATACATCGCCTGAGGCGCAGAAGACCGAAAAGCTGCTGAAGATTGGTCAGCATATTGCCGAGTGCTCGCTTTCGTATGCCGACTTGCCCGAGCGCAAGAAGCTAAAGAAGAATCTGTGGAAATACGTGGCCAAGAAGCTGGTCACCGATGCGAAGCAATTGAAGAAGAGCTACAAGCACGAGATGCGCAAGCAGGCGCGCAAGCAGCGCCGCGATGAAGAAAGAAAGGCGCAGAGTGCGAAGCTAGTGGCTGCGAATTGTTCAAGGACCGTTGAGCCCAAGCAACCGACTGCTGGGGAAGCGCAAGCTGCGGCGCATGCAGCGTACGTAGCCAtggtcaacaacagcaacttgcacAATAGGGTGCGCCCATATGTGGATGAGCGTGGACGCGAACATCCGAATTATCCTCCTGGTATGCAACCAAG ATTTTACTCGCCTCTCCGCATTCCGGACATGCGATTCTtcaaaaatggcaacaatagCCGAGAGAATTTCGGTTTCTAA